TCTTATGAGCTTCCAGATGGAGCTGGTAAAGGTTATAATGGAAATAAGCGGGGACTTGAAGGAGTTTTTAACTCTTGCATTGGAGTTTCAGAAAACGGCAGAACACATGAATATGTTGGAGCTTCGGGGTGAATTCCTGAAGCAGTGCTTGAGTGCGGCTTCGCATATAAACGGATTTAAACAGGGAAACCCTCAGTACATTGTATGTGAGGTAAAAAACTATATTAAACAGAATTATTGCAAGGATATTAAACTTAAAGAGGTAGCACGGCATTTTTACATGAACTCTGTGTATCTGGGGCAGCTATTTAAAAAGTTCTCCGGTATGCAGTTCAATGATTACCTGAATACTGTACGTATAGAAGAAGCCAAAAAACTTCTTCAGAGAACGGATATGAAGGTGAGCGAGATTTCAAATGCTGTGGGGTACAATGATCCTAAATATTTTTTAAGTAAATTTAAAGCCATTACCAATCTGCCTCCATCAGCATTTAAAACTGGGAAAACTACTTAATTCGGAGATGAATCTACTATGAAACCTAAACCGAGAATTTTAAGCAGAGTTAACGATATTCCGTTAAATATCAAATTTCTTATAATATACGTAGTTTGTATATTAACACCAATAATAATAATTAATGCGGCATTTCTCGATAAGTTTTATACGGTAGTAACTCAGAGAGAAGAAAATAACTATCGAATATCAATGGAAAGGGCAAAAAACGATATCAATACCTTGATAGAGGGAGGTATTGCCGTTAGCCATTCCATATCTACCGATGCAATCATATATGATTTAATGGACACCGGATACGATGCGGGGGAGTATTATGATATTTATAACAGTACCCTAAGAAACAGACTGTCAATTTACACTGTAGCATATAACTATATTACAAACATAGGCTTATATGTAGATAACCCCAGCATCAGAGCCGGCGGAACATATTACCATATAGACCATAGCGTTAAAAATACTCCGTGGTATAGGGACCTGTCCGAATCAAATGAACAGGTTCTTATCAGAACATACCTGGGAAGTACAAACAGTGCTCCTGTAAGGCAAATACAGTATTTAAGTATACTGAGAAGCTCTAAAAACAACCCTTCTTTAGGCAGCCGTGAAAAAATACTAAAAGTTGATATAAGTCTGGACAAGGTATTTACAATTTTCAACCGTGAAAGGGATTATCTGAGTTTATACTTGGTTGATCCTCAAAATACCATAGTGTGTTCAACTACAGGTGGATACGGAAAGAGTAATATTGACAGGCTTGAAAAGCTTAACGGTAGGTCACTTGGTCATGAAAACATGATTCTTGAAGCGTATCTTGGGAATTCATCATATTTTAAAGGCTGGAAGCTTATAGGGGTCACCAACAGAGAGCGTATATCCAACTCTGTAGGGGATACCCTCAGTTTCGTATTGATTTTTGCTTTTATAAGTATTCTCATTTCATCACTTCTCATGTTCATTATTGTACGGTCATATAACTACAGATTGAAAAAACTTTCTAAGCACATGCTTAAATTCAGAGACGGAAAGTTTGATCTGATTGAAATAAACGAAGGGGAAGATGAAATCGGTGGAGTTATCAGAAACTTCAACCTAATGGCAGCAAGAATAAATACACTTATAAACGATGTCTATAAGTTGGAACTACAAAAAAAGAGTCTGGAACTGGAACGGGTCAGGGCAGAAATAAACTTTCTTCAGAGCCAGATGAATCCCCATTTTCTATTTAATACTCTAAATGCCATATTGGTAGTTAGCGTAAAAAATAATTATACCGAAATCGTAGATGTTATAAAATACCTGTCAAAGACATTGAGACGTCTATTAAGCTGGAAGGACGATCTGGTAACAATCGAAGAAGAACTGTCATTTACAGAAATGTATCTGAAAATTGAAAAATTCCGTTTCTGTGACAAATTTCATTATGAAATAAATGTAGATGAAACCCTGCTTGACTACAAAATACCCAAAATGAGTCTTCAGCCTTTAGTTGAGAATGCCTGTAAGCACGGTATCCAGGCAATAAAAGAGGTAGGAATTATAAATATAAATATTGAAATGTGCGAATCAGGTCTCCTGGTAAGAGTGAAGGATAACGGTTCGGGAATGGATCAGTACACCTTGACAGAGATACTTGAAAACATTAAAAGCGAAGTGGAGCTCAGTACAAGTATAGGCATCAGAAATGTGTACAGGCGCCTAAGACTTTATTATGGAGAACATGTATCTTTCAAGATTGAAAGCCGTATCAATGCCGGGACAACAATTTATTTTACAATACCTTTTGAAAAACTATAGACCCTAGAACACAATATTTAGTATATATTTATAGAGATTATTATGCAATTTTCATGGAGGAGGCTTTTTAATGTTTAAGGTTTTACTTGTAGATGATGAGCCTATGGCACTGGAAGCATTAAAGATTGTTGCAGATTGGGAAGAGCTAGGGTTTACTATCTGCGGGGAATGTGGAAATGGAGATGAAGCA
This region of Clostridium sp. BNL1100 genomic DNA includes:
- a CDS encoding histidine kinase; amino-acid sequence: MKPKPRILSRVNDIPLNIKFLIIYVVCILTPIIIINAAFLDKFYTVVTQREENNYRISMERAKNDINTLIEGGIAVSHSISTDAIIYDLMDTGYDAGEYYDIYNSTLRNRLSIYTVAYNYITNIGLYVDNPSIRAGGTYYHIDHSVKNTPWYRDLSESNEQVLIRTYLGSTNSAPVRQIQYLSILRSSKNNPSLGSREKILKVDISLDKVFTIFNRERDYLSLYLVDPQNTIVCSTTGGYGKSNIDRLEKLNGRSLGHENMILEAYLGNSSYFKGWKLIGVTNRERISNSVGDTLSFVLIFAFISILISSLLMFIIVRSYNYRLKKLSKHMLKFRDGKFDLIEINEGEDEIGGVIRNFNLMAARINTLINDVYKLELQKKSLELERVRAEINFLQSQMNPHFLFNTLNAILVVSVKNNYTEIVDVIKYLSKTLRRLLSWKDDLVTIEEELSFTEMYLKIEKFRFCDKFHYEINVDETLLDYKIPKMSLQPLVENACKHGIQAIKEVGIININIEMCESGLLVRVKDNGSGMDQYTLTEILENIKSEVELSTSIGIRNVYRRLRLYYGEHVSFKIESRINAGTTIYFTIPFEKL